A single region of the Plasmodium reichenowi strain SY57 chromosome 9, whole genome shotgun sequence genome encodes:
- a CDS encoding gametocyte development protein 1, putative produces the protein MNCKKDTCVKLKVKGNSRKMFESWYLYLDNHKKGLFYLNMNDSDTNDGGCEDLVHIYKMKKNELCRHVISLSSEEYAIKKEEEAKNNYINIEEDVYYNSDIEQYVDDRKGNSVDLLSSPYIYDRNIKNSICKCFCFEMNKSFNSLMYLDNHLSYFYGNKKEEMGKFLQEYNKKRFEDVCNRGLLNNFKSDIYEIGIYEENIVSFKLLDCQNRHLIKNTYYMNADLIFNEIHNLLNKMYPLKHIMNNHHLVKKYQKKVPEHLKMEKALKFGIVLDFDYVRENFENNLKKTMTLLDFLIILDKIWEIFRQNCVIMFLHVCIFKDNDTNKDINNHRKRYSYIYEDLKNTLHLLKQKGIPVVMRINPFQSFRLFNHNEFSNPFIQDVNDLYMNEQVDHIILVTNDSDVISYSYNFDHTIIYCIKDKYKNATSVHNINTDITVDTITHPETTNNISNHYKNHNTIMFKKPVILICSLNNLPLKNNKIHDDIILDDFCYMTYIIRTLYFRFQSRSIRNMLKSNLNNTTNFVINRITQMNNANRLIKSKINVLLLDDIIYKIKPRKENKNVSIHHLLQKTYSPFYYPIHYYIKEKCTYK, from the coding sequence atgaacTGCAAAAAAGATACCTGCGTAAAATTGAAAGTAAAAGGTAATAGTAGAAAAATGTTTGAATCTTggtatttatatttagaTAATCATAAGAAAGGTTTGTTTTATCTTAATATGAATGACAGTGATACTAATGATGGTGGTTGTGAGGACTTGgtacacatatataagATGAAAAAGAATGAGTTGTGTAGACATGTCATAAGTTTAAGTTCAGAAGAGTATgctattaaaaaagaagaagaagctaagaataattacataaatatagaagaggatgtatattataatagtGACATTGAACAATATGTTGATGATAGAAAAGGTAATAGTGTTGATTTATTAAGTTCtccatatatttatgatcgtaatataaaaaatagtaTATGTAAATGTTTTTGTTTTGAAATGAATAAATCGTTTAATAGTTTAATGTATTTAGATAATCACTTATCCTATTTCTatggaaataaaaaagaagagatgggaaaatttttacaagagtataataagaaaagaTTTGAAGATGTTTGTAATAGAGGTCtcttaaataattttaaatctgatatttatgaaataggtatatatgaagagaatattgtttcttttaaattattgGATTGTCAAAATCGTCatcttataaaaaatacatattatatgaatgctgatttaatatttaatgaaaTACACAACTtgttaaataaaatgtatcCACTCAAAcatattatgaataatcatcatcttgtaaaaaaatatcagAAGAAAGTACCTGAACACTTGAAAATGGAAAAGGCCTTAAAATTTGGTATTGTACTTGATTTTGATTATGTGAGAGaaaattttgaaaataatttaaaaaaaaccATGACGTTATTAGATTTCTTAATTATTCTTGATAAAATATGGGAGATCTTTAGACAGAATTGTGTAATAATGTTTCTTCATGTATGTATTTTCAAGGATAATGATACAAATAAGGATATTAATAATCATAGAAAACGATATTCCTATATCTATGaagatttaaaaaatactcttcatttattaaaacaGAAAGGTATTCCTGTTGTTATGAGAATAAATCCATTTCAATCTTTTCGTTTATTTAATCATAATGAATTTTCTAATCCTTTTATACAAGATGTAAATGATTTGTATATGAATGAACAAGTTgatcatattatattagtAACAAATGATTCGGATGTAATATCTTATAGTTATAATTTCGACCATACCATCATTTATTGTAttaaagataaatataaaaatgcTACAAGtgttcataatataaacacaGATATAACTGTTGATACCATAACACATCCTGAAACAACAAACAACATATCTaatcattataaaaatcatAACACTATTATGTTTAAAAAACCTGTAATTCTTATCTGTTCTTTGAATAATTTGCccttaaaaaataataaaatacatgATGATATAATTCTTGACGACTTCTGTTATATGACCTACATTATTAGAACTTTGTATTTTCGCTTTCAATCTAGAAGTATACGCAACATGCTCAAAAGTAACCTCAACAATACTACAAATTTTGTAATTAATCGGATTACTCAAATGAATAACGCAAACCGCCTCATCAAAAGCAAAATTAATGTCCTTTTATTAGatgatattatttataaaattaagCCCAGAAAGGAAAACAAAAATGTTAGCATTCATCATCTTCTACAAAAGACTTATTCTCCATTCTATTATCCAATTCATTActatataaaagaaaaatgtacatataaatga
- a CDS encoding vacuolar protein sorting-associated protein 33, putative — MDSLEHLKEQERIVLLNILHNFEGKKCLFFEKSLHVMLNVILNDDDINKEQIENIFFVDKVNDINVNAINNISNVLFFLRPYFYEIKNIFEIIDKIEKSKSIKRKNNYVFIFVPYMSYLCKQEILKYNVLDIPLKIILFPLYFFPLYNDVYSLEIKNLFKEYYVDNDFSNLIFCSFSLMFLQFLFNGVFKNIKSIGNLSQFTSEQLIQLRKEIMATNFNIQSPNDFQDDFYDILTNIQNFQDLKNFKNANDTTVVPLKYALHKIFISEKKKNNNKKKNKKKKNNNKKNKNKNKPTISASEEGNEYFSCLTKEEPSGNYSQDEDDNDDDEDENGDDDDENDDDEDENDNDDDENGDDEDENDDDDDDDDDDDDDDDDDDEGNDENDDDDDDDDDDDDDHDDHTNQVNKSLSPKEPITKKLDNENLINLENEDISKPYFKSPKKKTSCSENNDDDEIEEYEQEKQNILQEHISREGKLNDDTTINNDVIHNDNKNIINNYIDNYSPRDLSNDEKNNLIVKREDSYFSINNKSKKNEKDSIIHVEIKPEELQTCEEKEEANYQDEYKNEYIHKNKIKKKKKKSLSSNHFYLNHEKEYSQILYAHSQESDINYISENNQEQKNKLNNNNNNNNINNYNNINNHNNINNHNNINNYNNKVNRMTSQKASRKKEKKKKKNAHLSNNNNIAHDFMINCDNTKYLMKKKDRDNLEKKKKKEKNYLLEKIGISNFNFLLNVCDHIDSCIIIDRRVDMITPFCTPFTYEGLIDHFFGIDNLQIEIPRYIIFNEENKNVKYEMMENKDKKECNNNMINNNNNMNNYDNTYGNNNIINKTMKVRVKLKSSVDVLYNDIKDLSQNEIGSFLHKKASDIQKTYKEKDSLKDIEEINQYMRIFKEKHYEHNSLSTHVNIASFILNNIKKEYNFNKLKLEDEIIQLETNTNKNILLSIVKQIQLLIYTNEDIYEVYRLLCLFSILTNGINQNYINELKKDIIEQYGIKELTRLNKLYTCNILKFNNKQKFLWAQLKNNFHLLSNDENDISYVCNGYAPLSVRLIEYMAAFKNNLQVFPEIFNLLNGPTLDIIQNPIGYETLPMQNKTKNNHINLNSTKKKNVLLFYIGGISYAEIASIRALNKKNQHYNYLIFTTEIVSSKKFLQSME; from the coding sequence ATGGATAGCCTGGAGCATCTGAAAGAGCAAGAGAGGATTGTGCTCTTAAACATATTACACAATTTTGAAGGTAAGAAATGCCTGTTTTTTGAAAAATCATTACATGTTATGCTGAATGTTATATTAAACGATGATGATATAAACAAAGAAcaaatagaaaatatattttttgtagATAAAGTAAACGATATAAATGTTAACGcaattaataatatatccaatgttttattttttttacgTCCCTACTTTtatgaaattaaaaatatttttgaaattattgataaaattgaaaaaagcaaatcaataaaaagaaaaaataattatgtatttatatttgttccTTATATGAGTTATTTATGTAAACaggaaatattaaaatataatgttttaGATATCcctttaaaaattattcttttccctctttattttttcccGTTATATAATGATGTATATAGCttagaaataaaaaatttattcaAAGAATATTATGTAGACAATGATTTTAGTAATCTCATTTTTTGCTCCTTTAGCTTAATGTTTCTTCAGTTTCTTTTTAATGGagtttttaaaaatataaaatccATAGGAAACTTGTCACAATTTACTTCTGAACAATTAATACAATtaagaaaagaaattatgGCCACTAATTTTAACATACAATCTCCAAATGATTTTCAAGACGATTTTTATGATATCTTAACCAACATACAAAATTTTCAAGACCtcaaaaattttaaaaacgCAAACGACACAACAGTAGTCCCTCTTAAATATGCACTccataaaatatttatatcggaaaaaaaaaaaaataataataaaaaaaaaaataaaaaaaaaaaaaataataataaaaaaaataagaataagaATAAGCCAACGATCTCTGCGAGTGAAGAGGgaaatgaatattttagTTGTTTAACGAAGGAGGAACCGAGTGGAAATTATAGCCAGgatgaagatgataatgatgatgatgaagatgaaaatggtgatgatgatgatgaaaatgatgatgatgaagatgaaaatgataatgacgatgatgaaaatggtgatgatgaagatgaaaatgatgatgatgatgatgatgatgatgatgatgatgatgatgatgatgatgatgatgaaggtaatgatgaaaatgatgatgatgatgatgatgatgatgatgatgacgATGATCATGATGACCATACAAACCAAGTGAATAAATCCCTTAGTCCAAAAGAACCcataacaaaaaaattagacAATGAAAACCTTATCAATTtagaaaatgaagatatatCCAAACCATATTTTAAATCACccaagaaaaaaacaagttgttcagaaaataatgatgatgatgaaatTGAAGAGTACGAACAAGAGAAgcaaaatatattacaagAACATATAAGTAGAGAGGGGAAATTAAATGACGATACtacaataaataatgatgtaatacataatgataataaaaatataattaataattatattgatAATTATTCACCAAGGGATTTATCAAATGAtgagaaaaataatttaattgTTAAAAGAGAAgattcatatttttctattaataataaaagtaaaaagaATGAAAAGGATAGTATTATTCATGTGGAAATAAAACCTGAGGAGTTACAAACATgtgaagaaaaagaagagGCAAATTATCaagatgaatataaaaatgaatatatccataaaaataaaattaaaaaaaaaaaaaaaaaaagtttatCTAGTAaccatttttatttaaaccatgaaaaggaatatagtcaaatattatatgcaCATTCGCAGGAAAGtgatataaattatatatcaGAAAATAATcaagaacaaaaaaataaactaaacaataataataataataataatattaacaattataataatattaacaatcataataatattaacaatcataataatattaacaattataataataaagtgAATAGGATGACATCCCAAAAGGCTAGcagaaaaaaagaaaaaaaaaaaaaaaaaaatgcaCATCTAagtaacaataataatattgcCCATGACTTTATGATAAATTGTGATAAcacaaaatatttaatgaaaaaaaaagatagagataatttagaaaaaaaaaagaaaaaagaaaaaaattatttattagaAAAGATTGGAATAtcaaattttaattttttattaaatgtttGTGATCATATAGATTCTTGCATTATTATTGATAGACGAGTGGATATGATCACACCGTTTTGTACTCCTTTTACTTATGAAGGGTTAATAGATCATTTTTTTGGTATTGATAATTTACAAATAGAAATACctagatatattatatttaatgaggaaaataaaaatgttaaatatgaaatgatggaaaataaagataaaaaagaatgcaataataatatgattaataataataataatatgaataattatgataatacatatggtaataataatataataaacaaaacGATGAAGGTACGagtaaaattaaaaagcTCAGTGgatgtattatataatgatataaaagatCTTAGTCAAAATGAAATAGGAAGttttttacataaaaaagCTAGTGATATACAAAAAActtataaagaaaaagattCTTTAAAAGATATTGAAGAAATTAATCAATATATGAGgatatttaaagaaaaacatTATGAACATAATTCTTTATCAACACATGTTAATATAGcatcttttattttaaataatattaaaaaagaatataattttaataaattaaagTTAGAAGATGAAATTATACAACTAGAAacaaatacaaataaaaatatattattatctattgtaaaacaaatacaactattaatatatacaaatgaagatatatatgaagTATACAGATTATTATGCCTATTCTCTATTCTGACGAATGGTATTaatcaaaattatattaacgaattaaaaaaagacaTTATTGAACAATATGgaataaaagaattaacCAGATTAAATAAACTATATAcatgtaatatattaaaatttaataataaacaaaaatttCTATGGGCtcaattaaaaaataattttcatcTCTTAtcaaatgatgaaaatgaCATATCTTATGTATGTAATGGTTATGCACCTTTGTCTGTTCGTTTAATAGAATATATGGCAGCAttcaaaaataatttacaaGTCTTCCCAGAAATTTTTAATCTTCTTAATGGACCAACCTTAGATATCATACAAAATCCGATAGGATATGAAACCCTACCCATGcaaaacaaaacaaaaaataatcatattaatttaaatagcacaaaaaaaaaaaacgttcttcttttttatataggAGGTATATCATATGCAGAAATAGCATCAATAAGAgctttaaataaaaaaaatcaacATTATAATTACCTAATCTTTACAACCGAAATTGTGAGCTCAAAGAAATTTTTACAATCAATGGAGTAA
- a CDS encoding phosphatidylinositol N- acetylglucosaminyltransferase subunit P, putative, with the protein MQSIKEGYAFFILYLSQILWALYLIWAFIFDDILILLYFPFPSKYWAAVIPCAIIFTCFCFFLFTIIYSYVQTEPPHSMDLVKDKYSTFQNSITEHSMNCMNDISIEKINKLFYDTSLYFE; encoded by the exons atgcaATCAATTAAAGAGGGGTATgctttttttattttatatttatcacAAATATTATGGG cgttatatttaatatggGCCTTCATATTTGATGacatattaattttattgtACTTTCCATTTCCATCAAA aTATTGGGCTGCTGTTATACCTTGCGCTATAATTTTTACatgtttttgtttttttttatttacgATTATATATTCGTATGTTCAAACTGAACCTCCTCATTCTATGGACTTGGTAAAAG ATAAATATTCCACATTTCAGAATTCAATTACAGAACATTCAATGAATTGTATGAACGACATAAGTATtgagaaaataaataagttATTTTATGATACGTCTCTATATTTTGAGTAA